In Candidatus Methylomirabilota bacterium, a single window of DNA contains:
- the aspS gene encoding aspartate--tRNA ligase yields MTEPLGDWRRSHPCGALRAEHTAQSVTLMGWAHRRRDHGGLIFVDLRDRTGLTQAVFNPATSAEAHAKAEAIRNEFVLALRGVVHRRPPGTENPRLATGAVEVQVSELRVLNDARALPFPIEDDVEIDELTRLTYRYLDLRRPRLYRNFAIRDAICRATRAYLHGHGFIEVETPFLIRTTPEGARDFLVPSRLNRGSFYALAQSPQLFKQLLMVGGFERYFQIVRCFRDEDSRGDRQPEFTQIDLEASFVDRDDVLALVEGLVVDIVREVKGVELPRPFPRLTYAEAMARFGSDKPDLRFGLELADVTALFRGGEFQAFAQVAASGGVVKGLRVPGAGALSRREADELVNTAKTWGAKGLVWVKVTSAGLQSPVARFLEAHRAALLEATGAGEGDLLLLVGDQRATAETVLGRFRVELAERYGLVPPDASAVLWVLDFPLLEWSEEERRWQAMHHPFTAPRDADLARLESDPGSILAKAYDLVLNGQEIGGGSIRIHQQAVQQRMFQLLGIDKDEARAKFGFLLDALEFGAPPMGGIAFGLDRLAASLAGEESIREVIAFPKTQKGVDPMTEAPAPASPAQLRELGIAVVDWDRNSKPS; encoded by the coding sequence ATGACCGAGCCGCTGGGCGACTGGCGCCGGTCGCATCCCTGCGGCGCGCTCAGGGCCGAGCACACGGCGCAGTCGGTGACCCTGATGGGCTGGGCCCACCGTCGGCGCGACCACGGTGGTCTCATCTTCGTGGACCTGCGCGATCGAACCGGCCTCACCCAGGCCGTGTTCAACCCGGCGACCAGCGCCGAGGCCCATGCCAAAGCGGAAGCCATCCGCAACGAGTTCGTGCTGGCCCTGCGCGGAGTGGTGCACCGGCGGCCGCCGGGAACGGAAAACCCCCGGCTGGCGACGGGCGCGGTGGAGGTCCAGGTGAGCGAGCTGCGCGTGCTGAACGATGCCCGCGCCCTGCCCTTCCCGATCGAGGACGACGTCGAGATCGACGAGCTGACCCGACTCACCTATCGGTATCTTGACCTCCGCCGGCCCCGGCTGTACCGCAATTTCGCCATTCGCGACGCGATCTGCCGCGCGACGCGGGCGTACCTGCACGGCCACGGCTTCATCGAGGTCGAGACGCCGTTCCTCATCCGCACCACGCCGGAAGGAGCGCGGGACTTCCTGGTGCCCAGCCGCCTCAATCGTGGCAGCTTCTACGCGCTGGCCCAGTCGCCCCAGCTCTTCAAGCAGTTGCTCATGGTCGGCGGGTTCGAGCGGTACTTCCAGATCGTGCGCTGCTTCCGCGACGAAGATTCGCGTGGCGACCGCCAGCCCGAGTTCACGCAGATCGACCTCGAGGCCTCGTTCGTGGACCGCGACGACGTCCTGGCCCTGGTCGAAGGCCTCGTCGTCGACATCGTCCGGGAGGTCAAGGGCGTGGAGCTGCCCCGGCCGTTCCCGCGGCTGACGTACGCCGAGGCCATGGCCCGCTTCGGGTCCGACAAGCCCGACCTCCGCTTCGGCCTGGAGCTCGCGGATGTCACGGCCCTGTTCCGGGGCGGCGAATTCCAGGCCTTCGCCCAGGTCGCCGCTTCCGGCGGGGTGGTGAAGGGCTTGCGCGTGCCCGGGGCCGGGGCGCTGAGCCGCCGGGAAGCCGATGAGCTGGTGAACACGGCCAAGACGTGGGGAGCCAAGGGCCTGGTCTGGGTCAAGGTCACGAGCGCCGGCTTGCAGTCGCCGGTGGCCCGCTTCCTGGAAGCACACCGCGCCGCCCTGCTGGAGGCCACTGGCGCGGGTGAGGGGGACCTCCTGCTTCTGGTCGGCGACCAGCGGGCGACCGCCGAGACGGTACTGGGCCGCTTTCGTGTGGAGCTGGCCGAGCGGTACGGTTTGGTGCCGCCCGACGCCTCCGCGGTCCTCTGGGTCCTGGACTTTCCTCTGCTGGAGTGGAGCGAGGAGGAGCGGCGGTGGCAGGCGATGCACCACCCGTTCACCGCACCGCGGGACGCGGACCTGGCTCGGCTGGAATCGGATCCCGGCTCGATCCTCGCCAAGGCTTACGATCTCGTGCTCAACGGCCAGGAGATCGGGGGCGGCAGTATCCGCATCCACCAGCAGGCGGTGCAACAACGCATGTTCCAGCTCCTCGGCATCGACAAGGACGAGGCCCGGGCGAAGTTCGGCTTCCTCCTGGACGCGCTGGAGTTCGGAGCGCCTCCGATGGGCGGGATCGCCTTCGGCCTGGACCGTCTGGCCGCCAGCCTGGCCGGCGAGGAGTCGATCCGCGAAGTGATCGCCTTTCCGAAGACGCAGAAAGGCGTCGATCCGATGACGGAAGCGCCGGCGCCGGCGAGCCCGGCCCAGCTCCGGGAGCTCGGCATCGCCGTGGTAGACTGGGACAGGAACAGCAAGCCGAGTTGA
- the ybeY gene encoding rRNA maturation RNase YbeY, protein MSRVHIARAAERALAALGRPGASVEIRFVDDGEIRQLNRAWRGIGRRTDVLAFPVETPELGGLVGEVVVSADAAMRQARRLGVPVAAEVALLVTHGVLHLVGYDDRDPLEARLMHEREREILSAREPAPPARLWKGLLHV, encoded by the coding sequence GTGTCCCGGGTCCACATCGCCCGTGCGGCTGAGCGAGCCCTGGCGGCGCTGGGGCGGCCCGGCGCGAGCGTCGAGATTCGCTTCGTGGACGACGGCGAGATCCGACAGCTGAACCGAGCCTGGCGGGGGATAGGCCGCCGAACGGACGTTTTGGCCTTTCCCGTGGAGACGCCGGAGCTCGGCGGGCTGGTGGGTGAGGTGGTGGTCTCGGCCGATGCTGCCATGCGTCAGGCCCGACGTCTGGGGGTTCCCGTCGCCGCCGAGGTGGCGCTACTCGTCACCCACGGCGTCCTGCACCTGGTGGGCTATGACGACCGCGACCCCCTCGAGGCCCGGCTCATGCACGAGCGGGAGCGCGAGATCCTCAGTGCCCGCGAGCCGGCCCCGCCGGCTCGGCTCTGGAAGGGACTGCTGCACGTATGA
- the era gene encoding GTPase Era — protein sequence MGGGSGRGAQPPSGFRAGFVALLGRPNAGKSTLLNRLVGEKLAIVTPRPQTTRNRITGVKNLPGAQIVFVDTPGLTVAGGKLGELMRRTVERALEDVDLICVVVDATEREHPDPLLLAELAARSAPAFCLLNKADAVGPKSRMLPVIETWRRHHAFAEILPVSGLDGTNCDRLIELIVRALPEHPAFFPDDTATDQPETFYVAEVIREKVFLLTRDEVPYAVAVRVDELVELKKPPRLDIRATVFVERDSQKAILIGKGGSLLKRIGMAARHDLEAFFGIHVFLGLTVQVRRSWRKDDRALREFGFRLTS from the coding sequence CTGGGGGGAGGTTCCGGAAGGGGGGCGCAGCCCCCCTCCGGGTTTCGTGCGGGGTTCGTGGCCCTGTTGGGCCGGCCCAACGCCGGCAAGTCGACGCTGCTGAACCGCCTCGTGGGCGAGAAGCTGGCCATCGTGACGCCGCGGCCGCAGACCACCCGCAACCGGATCACCGGGGTCAAGAATCTTCCCGGGGCCCAGATCGTCTTCGTGGATACGCCGGGCTTGACTGTCGCCGGCGGAAAGCTGGGAGAGCTCATGCGCAGGACGGTGGAGCGGGCCCTGGAGGACGTGGACCTCATCTGCGTGGTCGTCGACGCCACTGAACGAGAGCATCCCGACCCGCTCTTGCTCGCGGAGCTCGCGGCCCGGTCGGCCCCGGCCTTCTGTCTGCTGAACAAGGCCGACGCCGTGGGTCCCAAGAGCCGGATGCTGCCGGTCATCGAGACCTGGCGCCGCCATCACGCCTTCGCCGAGATCCTGCCGGTCTCGGGGCTGGACGGCACCAACTGCGACCGGCTGATCGAGCTCATCGTGCGAGCCCTGCCCGAGCATCCGGCGTTTTTCCCCGACGATACCGCGACCGATCAGCCGGAGACGTTCTACGTCGCCGAGGTGATCCGGGAGAAGGTCTTCCTGCTGACGCGGGACGAAGTCCCGTACGCGGTGGCCGTGCGCGTGGACGAGCTCGTGGAGCTGAAGAAGCCCCCCCGACTCGATATCCGGGCGACCGTCTTCGTGGAACGGGACTCCCAGAAGGCCATCCTCATCGGTAAAGGCGGAAGTTTGCTCAAGCGGATCGGCATGGCGGCCCGGCACGATCTGGAAGCCTTCTTCGGCATCCACGTGTTCCTGGGGCTGACCGTCCAGGTGCGCCGCAGCTGGCGGAAAGACGACCGCGCGCTGCGCGAGTTCGGGTTCCGACTGACCTCCTGA
- the hisS gene encoding histidine--tRNA ligase, which produces MRDILPDEAELRDATAQTILTVYRRYGFRRVETPALENIQLLTQGEGGENEKLIFKVLKRGEKLDLARAASESDLVDLGLRFDLTVPLARYYAHNHAQLAKPLKAVQIGPVWRAERPQKGRFRQFTQCDIDILGVRSAIAEIELILATTDALRELGLRDLTVRINDRRILVGMARACGFAPDRYDSVFITLDKMDKLERAEVIEELERAGHPASAIAELMRLFAQIEKTPGSDRNLEDLKARLGAHADAAAFATLATIMRTVGSEAAGHWQIAFDPTLVRGMSYYTGPIFEIGSSAFPSSIAGGGRYDDMIGKILGEPVPATGFSIGFERVVSILMARPSARSAQDRRIALMFDETEDDLAAVLRVARRLRAEGLAVSVEARGKRMGARLAALEVHGFAGFAVFDGTDRPELRWFGHRDGPAPGGGSP; this is translated from the coding sequence ATGCGGGACATCCTGCCCGACGAGGCCGAGTTACGCGATGCGACGGCGCAGACCATCCTGACCGTCTACCGACGATACGGCTTTCGGCGGGTGGAGACCCCGGCCCTCGAGAACATCCAGCTGTTGACCCAAGGGGAGGGGGGCGAGAACGAGAAGCTGATCTTCAAGGTCCTCAAGCGCGGCGAAAAGCTCGACCTGGCCCGGGCCGCCAGCGAGAGTGATCTGGTGGATCTCGGCCTCCGCTTCGATCTGACCGTTCCGCTGGCCCGCTATTACGCCCACAACCATGCCCAGCTCGCCAAGCCGCTGAAGGCGGTGCAGATCGGCCCGGTCTGGCGGGCCGAGCGCCCGCAGAAGGGGCGGTTTCGCCAGTTCACCCAGTGCGACATCGATATCCTGGGCGTCCGGTCGGCGATCGCCGAGATCGAGCTCATCCTGGCGACCACCGACGCCCTGCGCGAGCTCGGACTGCGGGACCTGACGGTTCGCATCAACGACCGGCGGATCCTGGTGGGGATGGCGCGCGCCTGCGGGTTCGCCCCCGATCGCTACGACAGCGTGTTCATCACCCTCGACAAGATGGACAAGCTGGAGCGGGCGGAGGTCATCGAGGAGCTGGAGCGCGCCGGCCATCCGGCCTCGGCCATTGCCGAGCTGATGCGGCTGTTCGCCCAGATCGAGAAGACGCCGGGGTCCGACCGGAACCTGGAAGACCTGAAGGCACGCCTGGGAGCGCACGCCGACGCGGCGGCCTTCGCCACGCTGGCCACCATCATGCGGACGGTCGGGTCGGAGGCCGCCGGACACTGGCAGATCGCCTTCGATCCGACCCTGGTGCGCGGCATGTCCTATTACACGGGACCGATCTTCGAGATCGGCTCGTCGGCGTTTCCGTCGTCGATCGCCGGCGGCGGACGCTATGACGACATGATCGGAAAGATCCTGGGCGAGCCGGTTCCGGCCACCGGCTTCTCCATCGGCTTCGAACGGGTCGTCTCGATCCTCATGGCCCGCCCGTCGGCACGGTCGGCGCAGGACCGGCGCATCGCCCTGATGTTCGACGAGACGGAGGACGACCTGGCCGCGGTGCTGAGGGTCGCGCGGCGGCTGCGGGCCGAGGGCCTGGCCGTGTCGGTCGAGGCGCGCGGCAAGCGCATGGGCGCCCGGCTGGCTGCCCTGGAGGTACACGGGTTTGCGGGGTTCGCCGTCTTCGATGGCACGGACCGACCCGAGCTACGGTGGTTCGGCCACCGGGACGGCCCGGCGCCCGGCGGGGGCTCGCCATGA
- a CDS encoding PhoH family protein, producing MSEATIVTRRISLAPDVDLLPLLGRNDDHLRTIEDALDVRIVARGHDMTLKGEERQVRKAERALTQLADLVRTGAPVRSIEVRAAMRMLAGDEDADFKSLFADAIPVPSRKKWVAPKTLGQKRYVEAIRTSDMVFAIGPAGTGKSFLAVAMAVSALMKREVARIVLTRPAVEAGERLGFLPGDLYEKVHPYLRPLYDALYDMLEAEKVSSLMEKGAIEIAPLAYMRGRTLNDSFIILDEAQNSTAEQMKMFLTRLGFNSKMVITGDVTQVDLPASRGSGLIEVQSILKDVPGIRFVHFDDQDVVRHDLVSAIVRAYEAHTARSRDGGAPAGRP from the coding sequence TTGAGCGAAGCCACCATCGTCACGCGGCGTATATCCCTGGCCCCGGACGTCGATCTCCTGCCGCTCCTGGGGCGCAACGACGACCACCTCCGCACGATCGAAGACGCGCTGGACGTGCGCATCGTCGCTCGGGGTCACGACATGACGCTCAAGGGCGAGGAGCGGCAGGTCCGCAAGGCCGAGCGCGCGCTGACCCAGCTGGCCGACCTGGTGCGCACGGGGGCGCCGGTGCGCAGCATCGAGGTCCGCGCGGCCATGCGCATGCTGGCCGGTGACGAGGACGCCGACTTCAAGTCGCTGTTCGCCGACGCCATTCCCGTCCCGTCCCGGAAGAAGTGGGTGGCCCCCAAGACCCTGGGCCAGAAGCGCTACGTCGAGGCCATCCGCACCAGCGACATGGTCTTCGCCATCGGGCCCGCCGGCACGGGCAAATCGTTCCTGGCGGTGGCCATGGCGGTCTCGGCCCTCATGAAGCGCGAAGTGGCGCGCATCGTGCTCACCCGTCCCGCGGTGGAGGCCGGCGAGCGCCTGGGATTCCTCCCCGGCGATCTCTACGAGAAGGTCCACCCGTATCTCCGCCCGCTCTACGACGCCCTCTACGACATGCTGGAGGCGGAGAAGGTGAGCAGCCTGATGGAGAAGGGCGCCATCGAGATCGCGCCGCTGGCCTACATGCGGGGGCGCACGCTCAACGACTCCTTCATCATCCTGGACGAGGCCCAGAACAGCACCGCCGAGCAGATGAAGATGTTCCTCACCCGGCTGGGCTTCAACTCCAAGATGGTGATCACCGGTGATGTCACCCAGGTCGATCTGCCCGCCTCGCGGGGATCCGGCCTCATCGAGGTGCAGAGCATTCTCAAGGACGTCCCGGGCATCCGCTTCGTGCACTTCGACGATCAGGACGTCGTGCGCCACGATCTCGTGTCGGCGATCGTTCGCGCCTACGAGGCCCACACCGCGCGGTCTCGTGACGGCGGCGCACCGGCCGGCCGACCTTAG
- the recO gene encoding DNA repair protein RecO has protein sequence MALGKATAVVIGSFPLGESDRVVTFFSRERGKIRGVAKAARRMRSRFSGALELLTVGHLVFFDGGRSDLVQVDHFDVIHPFDRVRDDLERLGQAAWMAECVGRLTGDRDPNPAVYGLLLRGLKSLELGIAPRRVAVVFGLRCIEALGHRLRIDACVLCGRRRPADRGPVPVDVEGGGTVCAGCAAGADLLHLDAGSLATLRRLRGLSWEEATGSRLGRAGRELRELLERQVGGLIGQPTRTSRFVREIERFSPILGGEERQ, from the coding sequence ATGGCGCTCGGCAAGGCTACCGCGGTCGTGATCGGCAGCTTCCCGCTCGGGGAGAGCGATCGGGTGGTCACCTTCTTCTCGCGCGAGCGGGGAAAGATCCGGGGCGTGGCCAAGGCCGCCCGTCGGATGCGGTCTCGCTTCAGCGGAGCCCTGGAGTTGCTCACCGTCGGCCACCTGGTGTTCTTCGACGGGGGACGGAGCGACCTCGTGCAGGTCGACCACTTCGACGTGATCCATCCCTTCGACCGGGTCCGGGACGATCTGGAGCGGCTGGGGCAGGCGGCGTGGATGGCGGAGTGCGTGGGCCGGCTCACCGGCGACCGCGATCCCAATCCCGCCGTGTATGGGCTGTTACTGCGGGGGCTCAAGAGCCTGGAGCTGGGGATCGCGCCGCGTCGGGTGGCCGTCGTCTTCGGCCTGCGCTGCATCGAGGCGCTCGGCCACCGCCTCCGGATCGACGCCTGCGTGCTCTGTGGTCGGCGCCGGCCGGCCGACCGGGGCCCGGTGCCCGTCGACGTGGAGGGGGGCGGCACCGTCTGCGCCGGCTGCGCGGCGGGCGCCGACCTGCTGCACCTGGACGCCGGCAGTCTCGCCACGCTCCGCCGGCTTCGGGGCCTCAGCTGGGAGGAGGCGACGGGCAGTCGGCTCGGTCGCGCCGGGCGAGAGCTGCGCGAGCTACTCGAGCGTCAGGTGGGCGGGCTCATCGGCCAGCCGACCCGGACCTCACGCTTCGTACGGGAAATCGAGCGGTTTTCGCCCATACTGGGAGGCGAGGAGCGCCAGTGA
- a CDS encoding glycine--tRNA ligase gives MDALVSLCKRRGFIFQSSEIYGGLGSAWDYGPLGVELKRNIRNLWWQDVVHRRADVVGIEAAVLMHPRVWEASGHLERFTDPMVDCRACKRRFRADKLDEQPWTHYCPAKKDNKFEVPAGESCKHCGARRTLCPECGRGELTEPRQFNMMLKTFLGPVEDDAALTYLRPETAQAMFVNFENVLQATRRKLPFGIAQIGRSFRNEITPGNFIFRTREFEQMEMEFFVNPHDTVDGRPADEYWHDYWIEERLAWYRRYGIRAENLQLREHPKEELAHYSKRTVDIEYRFAIGWSELEGIANRTDFDLKQHAAFSGKSLTYFDEERKAHVVPYVIEPAAGVDRSVLAFMTDAYHEEEVRGEKRVVLRFHPDIAPVKIAVLPLLKKREDIVARAREVRDCLARHWVVVYDDTAAIGRLYRRQDEVGTPFCLTVDVQTVGDAGRGEVGDQRVTIRDRDSMEQIRVPLAELPAVFGRLLGGSAWAEVAREYPRVGADRS, from the coding sequence ATGGACGCGCTGGTGTCGCTCTGTAAGCGCCGCGGCTTCATCTTCCAGTCCAGCGAGATCTACGGCGGGTTGGGGTCCGCCTGGGATTACGGCCCGCTCGGCGTCGAGCTGAAGCGCAACATCCGGAACCTCTGGTGGCAAGACGTCGTCCATCGACGTGCCGATGTCGTGGGAATCGAGGCCGCCGTCTTGATGCACCCCCGCGTATGGGAGGCGAGTGGGCATCTCGAGCGCTTCACGGACCCGATGGTGGACTGCAGGGCCTGCAAGCGCCGGTTCCGGGCCGACAAGCTCGACGAGCAGCCGTGGACCCACTACTGCCCGGCCAAGAAAGACAACAAGTTCGAGGTCCCCGCCGGGGAGTCTTGCAAGCACTGCGGCGCCCGCCGCACCCTGTGCCCGGAGTGCGGCCGGGGGGAGCTGACCGAGCCGCGGCAGTTCAACATGATGCTGAAGACGTTCCTGGGCCCGGTCGAGGACGACGCGGCGCTCACCTACCTCCGCCCCGAGACGGCTCAGGCCATGTTCGTGAACTTCGAAAACGTGCTCCAGGCCACGCGGCGGAAGCTGCCCTTTGGCATCGCCCAGATCGGCCGCAGCTTCCGCAACGAGATCACGCCGGGCAACTTCATCTTCCGGACGCGCGAGTTCGAGCAGATGGAAATGGAGTTCTTCGTCAATCCCCACGACACGGTGGATGGCCGGCCCGCCGACGAGTACTGGCACGACTACTGGATCGAGGAGCGCCTGGCCTGGTACCGCCGATACGGCATCCGGGCCGAGAACCTCCAGCTGCGCGAGCACCCCAAGGAGGAGCTGGCCCACTATTCCAAGCGCACCGTCGACATCGAGTATCGCTTCGCCATCGGGTGGAGCGAGCTGGAGGGCATCGCCAACCGTACGGACTTCGACCTCAAGCAGCACGCGGCGTTCAGCGGCAAATCGCTGACCTATTTCGACGAGGAACGGAAAGCTCACGTCGTGCCTTACGTCATCGAGCCCGCCGCCGGTGTGGATCGCAGCGTGCTGGCGTTCATGACCGACGCGTACCACGAGGAAGAGGTGCGCGGGGAGAAGCGGGTCGTCCTCCGCTTCCATCCCGACATCGCGCCGGTCAAGATCGCGGTGCTGCCGTTGCTGAAGAAGCGGGAGGACATCGTGGCCCGAGCTCGGGAGGTCCGGGACTGCCTGGCCCGGCACTGGGTCGTGGTCTACGACGACACGGCAGCCATCGGCCGGCTGTACCGGCGCCAGGACGAGGTCGGCACCCCGTTCTGCCTCACGGTGGATGTTCAGACCGTCGGTGACGCCGGGCGCGGCGAGGTCGGCGACCAGCGTGTCACCATCAGGGACCGTGACTCGATGGAGCAGATCCGTGTGCCCCTGGCCGAGCTCCCCGCCGTGTTCGGACGCCTGCTTGGCGGCTCGGCCTGGGCCGAGGTCGCCCGCGAGTACCCCCGGGTGGGCGCCGACCGCTCCTAG